The DNA window TGGGTCGGCGACTGGATGTACCGCCGCGTGATCCGTCCGCCCAGCCAGACCAGCAGGATCATCCCAATGCCTAGCAGGACGAGTCCCACAAACGCGGCCAGCGTGGCGGCCTGGTGTTGGCGGTCGAGCTTCAGCCAGCCCGGCTTTGGTTTATCCGCCTGCCAGAGCAGCAGGGCCATCAGCCACGGCGACATGGTTCTCTCCCCCACTCCAAGGCGATCTGAGCATCACGGCGGCGGAGCAGTCCGCACCGACGGCCCCGTTTCCCTTTGTTGAGCCTATTCTAAGCCGTGGCGTGCGGGAACCAATCCCCAGTACACTAAACGTTTTCGCAGGCTGTTTTCACGCGAGACTTGCCGCAGTCTGACGACAGCAGGCGTCCCTGCAGGACGGTCGTCTGACCCGCCAGGTTCACGCAGGACGTTCACCGATTGTCCGCTTTCGATTGTCCGCTTTTTTCCTTCCCTCGAAAGACACCCATGACGGAGCAAGCCGAGACCGAGCGTTATCTGGCGCTACAGGCCGTGATGATGCCGCGCGATACGAACGTGCACGGCACCATCTTTGGCGGCGTGCTGCTGAGTTACATCGACCAGGCCGGCGCCGTCGGGGCCCGCCGGGCGATCCAGATGCGCGGCTCGTCGGTGGACGCCGTGGTCACCGTGGCGATGAACGGGGTCGAATTCCATCAGCCGGTTTTTGTCGGCGATGTGGTCGCTTTTTATAGTCAAGTGACGAAGATCGGCCGCACTTCGATCACGGTCGATGTGGTCGTAGAGGCTGACCGGAACCAGGAACCCGTGCTGCTCACCCAGGCGAAAGTCGTCTACGTGGCCGTCAAACTGGTCGACGGCTCCCCCATCCCGATACCGATCTTTGACGAAGCGTAACGGCCAGCCTTGCCGGATCGAAACCGCGGGGAACACAGGACTGCGAGGAGCTGGAAATGTTTCCGACCATGGCCGATCAGTTCATGCAGCTGGGGTTGATCGTTTTTGCTTCGATCTTCACCTTGATGCTGGGCAGCGGCTTCCTGTTCTACTGGCGCACTCACCGCCGCGAAGCGTCGCCCGTCATTCTGGTGATTGGCGTTTTCTGCCTGCTTTTCAGTTGTTTAATGGGCTGCGAGGGAGGCAGCGGCCTGCTGCTGGGAATGCGGTTTCGCGCGCAGCTGCGGCCCGGCAATATTGAGAAAATCGTGATTCGCAAAATCGAGGAAGAAGGCGACCTGCCGGGCGGCACGATGGTGGCGATCGACGACCCGGCGACGATCGATGCGACCGTGTCGACCCTGGAGCAGGTGACGGTCCGGTATCGCAACCATGAGGCGTACGGCGTCGGCTACCAGGTGGAGTTCCTGCCAAAAAATGGGCAACGTTCCCTGTACCTGCTGGTCTTTGAACGGGACATCGACCAGATCCTGGTGAACGTGGTCGTCCCCGTCGCCGGCCCGGCGGAACGGAATAGCCACAGCGAATTCGCCTGCCCCGGCCTGGTGGCGACCATTGCTAATCACTGGGAAGCGGCTCACCCGGAGCCGTAACCGTTCTCGCCCGCCATCGCGTTTTCCCAGAAGAATCGGCCATTCAACTGCAGCTCGCTCATGCCAGGCCGTCATGAAGCCGGATCGCTCGGCCGGTGGATGTGCGACGTGTCGATCGCGGCGGGCAGGTTCGCCCCGGGGAGAAAGCGGCCCTGGTCGTCGACGGGCGGGCCAGGCGGCGGGTTCAGACGGGACGGATACGGCATGCCGCGACGAAGGGCGAATGTCAGCTGATCGTAGCTTTCCAGGATGACGCGTTTCGTGCGATAGTCGCCCCGATGCCGGGCTTCATCCCGCCTGCGGACGATCGGAAAGGTGTCCAGGATATGCTCTACCGCCGCCCGCGGAGATAGCTGCCCCACGCTCTCGTCGTCGCCCAGGTAAAGGTGGAAGAAGGCGGCGTCCAGTTCGCACCGGATCTGAAACCGGCGTGCTTCATCCCAGCGGAAAGGCGGGCCGTCATAGCCGCAGTCCCGGGCAAACGGTTGCATGTCCCAGGCCGTATAAGTCAGCTCCAGCACTCGCGGCAGCAGCCAGTCCATGTGTGCGAGCACGCGGTCGCGGGCCGGTACAATCAGTTGCTCGAACACGCCGACCGGGATACTCGGCTGGCTCAGCGAGTTCCGCAAGCAGTAGTCCAGCACAAACGAGTTATACGCCGCCAGCAACGCCGCCAGTTCCCTCGCCGGCGGACCAAAGGTGAGAATCCAGCCGTACGAAGCGGCCCCCCAGGGCAGCAGGGCCGCAATCGCCGTGCGTTCATCCGTGCTGCGGGCTACCCGGCGAAAGCCGAGCAGCGCCGAATCGCAGTCTTTCTTCCGCCGCGCCAGACGCCGGGCCGTTTCCGTCAAAGGCGCCAGGTGCTGCGTGCGGACAGAGAAGCCAGGATCAAGCAGGAGCGATGCGGGAACTTCGGTGATCTGTGAACCGTCCTGCGAAGCAAAGCGATGCTGGTACTGATGCCCCAGTCGGCCTTCGTAAAGACGACCGTAGGCGGAAAGCGATTCGCCTGACTGGACGACTTCCTCCGTCGTTTGCAACAGGGCCGAGTCGCTTGTCATATTATAAACGCCCTGTTTGAACGTTACGTCCCATACCTGGTCTTTCCGCTGCTGTATTGCCGGATTCGCAAGAATGATATTCCTTGAAAACATCGCTTTCGAAAGCTCCGCATCCTGCGCGCTGCGAAATACAGGGCAAGTACGAGAGTTGGGGTTCAGCCTGGCAATATCGCTCGCAGTAAGCGGGAAGCGTCGCTGTGAATCACGCAGATCGGCGACCGACTGCGCAAAGAAAACAAAGGACGCGGGCTCTGTGTGAGAGCTTTCGCCGGTGGCTGTCAATAGACAGAACTTGTAGCTGCGATGTACGCCGGGAAAAATTGCGTCGCGGTTCTCAAAGTCATAGAGACTGACAAGACGCTTCTGTTCCGTGAGATACTGAAAGAAGAATTTATAAGTATTGTCCGTGGCGATACCGGTCGGCACAATGCATCCCAGTCGACCGCCAGGCTTGAGCAGCGACAGGCTTAATTCCGCGAAAATTCCATAGGTATTGGTCCGTCCGCGCGCAGCAAGCGGATACCGCGACGAGCCTCGCACGAAATGGCTCCAGCCCTCGTGGGTGCGTTGATCCGCCGTAAACCGGGCATGCAGGCCTGGGTTTTGTGAGACCAGGACTTCAATCTTCTCTTTCCGTTTTGCACCGCTGGCGGCGGCAATGCCAGGGTGATGCCTGGCAAACCATTCTTGTTCTTTCAGTTCGGTATGCTCCCAGGGCGGATTACCCAGGACAATATCAAATCCCTTTCCTGTTGCAAGTTCCTCTTGCGTTTCGCGATCCGGTGGTGGCGGCAAAGGGAAGATTTCAGGGAAAGCCAGATACCAGTGAAAGAACTGAAAGGCGTCACGCAGTCTTTCTACTTCTTTCCGCACGGAGGGCGATAGCCTGCCGCCCTGGGACGACAGGTCGCGGAATGTCTGTTCGGTCGGACAAAGACGCCCAAGTTTCGTAGCCGTCTTCTGCCATAAGAAGATCGCACACCAGGTATCTGCGACTAGTCGCGATGGGACAGGATCGCGATGATGGAGAGCTTTTTCCAGAGGCTCAGACCGAGTACGGCAAGCGATTCGTTCCTGCTGGTTTTTCTTTTTGATTTCCGCGCAAACC is part of the Lignipirellula cremea genome and encodes:
- a CDS encoding acyl-CoA thioesterase, translated to MTEQAETERYLALQAVMMPRDTNVHGTIFGGVLLSYIDQAGAVGARRAIQMRGSSVDAVVTVAMNGVEFHQPVFVGDVVAFYSQVTKIGRTSITVDVVVEADRNQEPVLLTQAKVVYVAVKLVDGSPIPIPIFDEA
- a CDS encoding Eco57I restriction-modification methylase domain-containing protein; translation: MPKPISSVRTTGRLLPVDLLTQLANGAPELSASDYGLEDGETQNAAAATAWTKCKDAWTVFRSRFAELPQTNPGTAVTRKTWLLPLLKQLGYGRLLPRKASASNGQVCRVSHCWEEQVPVHLLSARYSLDGRTPGVPGAAASSPYSLLQEELNGGQWVRWGLLSNGRILYLLRNNTALRRPANVRFDLEAMFNDERQADFRLLYLLCHRSRLEILSDSGPDDCWLDHWSNLDANRSNQMREQLRQDVAAAIESLGAGFLRSSDRLLRRKLAIGQLSPQDYYRQLLRLVYRLLLLLVAEETQAENGQNLLHPSDTPDSLRERYARRHAVGRIRSLARTQPGTGDSDLYVSLLRLFRKLQRGDSSLALPAMGSFLFADEATPDLNHAILSDKELLAAFRCLDESLDFGHLTSEDLGGVYEGLLELHPEIDGRAGQFTLGTAAGHERKTSGSYYTPHALIECLLDSALDPVAEKAIHTAQQMATRPWAKVDARFQNAFANFAQVPATDSRLPDLATAWDMTAVPLRQSVLAGHALLAIRICDPACGSGHFLLAAADRMAMHLARVRTGDQQPCPSEVQQAKREVIGRCLYGVDINPMAVELCKASLWREAREPGRSLAFFDHRIQCGNSLIGASPELLAQGIPAAAFKPLPGDDKQVCAEIKKKNQQERIACRTRSEPLEKALHHRDPVPSRLVADTWCAIFLWQKTATKLGRLCPTEQTFRDLSSQGGRLSPSVRKEVERLRDAFQFFHWYLAFPEIFPLPPPPDRETQEELATGKGFDIVLGNPPWEHTELKEQEWFARHHPGIAAASGAKRKEKIEVLVSQNPGLHARFTADQRTHEGWSHFVRGSSRYPLAARGRTNTYGIFAELSLSLLKPGGRLGCIVPTGIATDNTYKFFFQYLTEQKRLVSLYDFENRDAIFPGVHRSYKFCLLTATGESSHTEPASFVFFAQSVADLRDSQRRFPLTASDIARLNPNSRTCPVFRSAQDAELSKAMFSRNIILANPAIQQRKDQVWDVTFKQGVYNMTSDSALLQTTEEVVQSGESLSAYGRLYEGRLGHQYQHRFASQDGSQITEVPASLLLDPGFSVRTQHLAPLTETARRLARRKKDCDSALLGFRRVARSTDERTAIAALLPWGAASYGWILTFGPPARELAALLAAYNSFVLDYCLRNSLSQPSIPVGVFEQLIVPARDRVLAHMDWLLPRVLELTYTAWDMQPFARDCGYDGPPFRWDEARRFQIRCELDAAFFHLYLGDDESVGQLSPRAAVEHILDTFPIVRRRDEARHRGDYRTKRVILESYDQLTFALRRGMPYPSRLNPPPGPPVDDQGRFLPGANLPAAIDTSHIHRPSDPAS